One window from the genome of Deltaproteobacteria bacterium encodes:
- the flhA gene encoding flagellar biosynthesis protein FlhA — protein sequence MLEFWKRFANQSELFLAAGVVMILGIMVIPMPPVVMDTLLFFNIAFSLVILLVAIYTERPLDFSIFPSILLMTTLYRLSLNVASTRLILLHGGEGTKAAGNIIQAFGTFVVGGNYVVGMVVFLILVIINFVVITKGAGRIAEVGARFTLDALPGKQMSIDADLNAGLINEAQARQRRKDVEMEADFYGAMDGASKFVRGDAIAGIIITIINILGGLVIGVLQQHLSVTEAAQTYTLLTVGDGLVSQLPALIVSTAAGLVVTHASTGGSLGVAVIKQLFSNTRAIAVTAGIMFLLGLIPGLPQIPFLFFSVVMGGGAYLMHSRQEKTRQAEEEEAAAPPPPEPERIERLLPLDLLEMEIGYGLIPLVDRERGGDLLERIRSVRRQFATEMGIIVPPLHIRDNLKLKAGEYAFRIKGEKVDGGELMMNHLLAMDGGNVKDRIRGMETTEPAFGLPALWVNEQEKDRAKMSGYSVVDHSTVIATHLTEMIRKHAEELLGRQEVQSLLDHFGETYPKVVEELVPNLLSLGAVQKVLQNLLSERISIRDLRTILETLADHAEYTKDTDLLTEYVRQKLGRSITRPYMDPAGELRVITLDQQVEDQISESITRHEQGTFLALDPVAAQKVISRIGKAMEKAASMNIEPVLLCSPGIRMVLRKMTERFLPDLVVLSHSEVSPNTKIQSVESVRI from the coding sequence ATGTTGGAATTCTGGAAACGTTTTGCGAATCAGAGTGAACTCTTCCTTGCCGCCGGGGTGGTGATGATCCTCGGGATCATGGTGATTCCCATGCCGCCGGTCGTCATGGATACCCTCCTCTTCTTTAATATTGCCTTCTCCCTGGTTATTCTATTGGTTGCCATCTATACGGAGCGGCCTCTCGATTTTTCAATCTTTCCAAGCATTCTTTTGATGACGACCCTCTACCGGCTGTCGCTCAATGTTGCCTCGACCCGTCTGATTCTCCTGCATGGCGGAGAGGGGACCAAGGCCGCCGGCAATATCATTCAGGCCTTCGGAACCTTTGTGGTCGGAGGGAACTATGTCGTCGGTATGGTTGTGTTTCTGATTCTGGTGATTATCAACTTTGTGGTCATTACCAAAGGTGCAGGCCGTATTGCGGAAGTCGGCGCACGGTTTACCCTCGATGCATTGCCCGGCAAGCAGATGAGTATCGATGCCGATCTGAATGCCGGTTTGATCAATGAAGCCCAGGCCCGGCAGCGGCGGAAGGATGTAGAGATGGAGGCGGATTTCTACGGGGCCATGGACGGGGCCAGCAAGTTTGTCCGGGGGGATGCCATTGCCGGGATCATCATCACGATCATCAATATCCTGGGGGGGTTGGTGATCGGTGTCCTCCAGCAGCACCTCTCCGTGACGGAAGCCGCCCAGACCTATACGCTCCTGACGGTCGGAGACGGCCTGGTCTCCCAACTCCCCGCATTGATTGTTTCGACGGCGGCCGGCCTGGTGGTGACGCACGCCTCCACGGGGGGCAGCCTCGGGGTTGCCGTGATCAAGCAACTCTTTTCCAATACCCGTGCCATTGCCGTTACGGCGGGGATCATGTTTCTCCTGGGATTGATCCCCGGTCTGCCGCAGATCCCTTTCCTTTTCTTTTCCGTGGTGATGGGAGGTGGGGCCTATCTGATGCACTCACGACAGGAAAAAACCCGGCAAGCGGAGGAAGAGGAGGCCGCAGCGCCGCCACCGCCGGAGCCGGAACGGATTGAACGGCTTCTTCCCCTGGATCTGCTGGAAATGGAGATCGGCTATGGCCTGATTCCCCTTGTGGATCGGGAACGTGGAGGAGATCTGCTGGAAAGGATCCGATCGGTTCGGCGTCAGTTTGCCACGGAGATGGGAATTATCGTTCCCCCGCTTCATATCCGGGATAATCTGAAACTCAAGGCCGGCGAGTATGCCTTCCGGATCAAAGGCGAAAAGGTGGATGGAGGTGAGCTGATGATGAACCATCTTCTGGCGATGGATGGCGGGAACGTCAAGGATCGGATCCGGGGGATGGAGACCACGGAGCCGGCCTTTGGTCTGCCGGCACTCTGGGTGAATGAGCAGGAGAAGGATCGGGCCAAGATGTCCGGTTATTCCGTGGTCGATCATTCCACGGTCATTGCGACACACCTGACCGAGATGATCCGGAAGCATGCCGAAGAACTGTTAGGGCGGCAGGAGGTGCAAAGCCTTCTGGATCATTTCGGAGAAACGTATCCCAAAGTTGTGGAGGAACTGGTGCCCAACCTGCTGAGTCTCGGCGCCGTGCAGAAGGTCCTCCAAAACCTGCTGAGTGAACGGATTTCGATCCGGGATCTGCGGACCATTCTGGAAACGCTGGCCGACCATGCGGAATATACAAAGGATACGGATCTCCTGACGGAGTATGTCCGTCAAAAACTGGGTCGATCGATTACCCGGCCTTATATGGACCCGGCCGGGGAACTCCGGGTGATCACCCTGGATCAGCAGGTAGAAGACCAGATCTCCGAATCGATTACTCGTCATGAACAGGGAACTTTTCTGGCCCTGGATCCCGTTGCAGCGCAG